Part of the Geobacter pickeringii genome, GCGGTGAACCTCAGAGGGGGCAAGCTTCGCTGGCGGCTCATCCTCACCCGGGGAATCTCCTCCGCCCTCACCATCGGTTCCGGGGGCTCCGCAGGTCAGGAGGGCCCCATCGCCCAGATCGGAGGGACCGCCGGCTCATTCATCGGCCAGTTCCTCGGCACGTCAGGGGAGCGGCTCAAAGTCCTGATCGGCTGCGGCGTTTCCGGCGGGGTGGCGGCCACGTTCAACGCGCCGCTCGCCGGGGTTTTCTTCGCCCACGAGATCGTGCTCCTTTCCTCCTTTGAGCTCTCATCGTTCACGAGCATCGTGATCTCTTCGGGAATGGCCACCATCGTCTCCCGAGCCCTCTTCGGCAACATGCCGGCCTTCGACGTTCCCGCCTACCAGCTGCTCCACCCCGTAGAACTTCTCTTCTACGCCTCCCTCGGCATCGCCTGCGGCGGCATCGCCGTGCTCTTCATCGGCTGCTACCGGAAGGTCCGCACCCTGTTCACGGCCCTCGCCATCCCTCCCCTTCTCAAACCGTGCCTGGGAGCCATTCTGGCCGGCTGCATCGGCGTGGCGCTCCCCCAGGTCCAGGGAAACGGATACCACTTCATCGAGCAGGTCGTGGGCAACGACGCCGCGTGGCTCCTCGTCACCGCCCTCATTGCCGGCAAGCTCGTCGCCACGGCGGTGACCATAGGCTCGGGACTCCCCGGCGGCACGTTCGCCCCCTCACTCTTCATCGGCGCCGTGACCGGCTCCAGTTTCGGTTATCTCCTCAACCAGCTCTTTCCCGCCTCCTGCTCCACGCCGGGGGCGTACGCCCTGGTCGGCATGGGGGCATTTCTCGCCGCCGTCGCCCATGCCCCCATGACCGGCATATTCCTCCTCTTCGAGATGACCGGCTCGTACCAGATCATCGTTCCGATCATGATTGCCTGCGTCATCGGCACGGCCATCGCCCGCCACTTCAAAAAGGACGGGATCGATACCGTCGACCTGGCGGCGGAGGGGATAACCCTGCGCGTCGGCAAGGAGCAAAGCCTGCTGGAAACCCTCACGGTGCGCGATGCCATGTCCACCGCGCCGGAGCTTCTGTCCGAGAGCATGACAATCCGCCAGTTCAGCGACCATGTGACAAAATCGCGGCAGAGCAGCTTCCCCCTGGTGGACCTTCACGGGAAGCTCACGGGCATCGTATCGCTCCAGGACCTTCTCGGGGTGGCGTTCGAGGAGGGGATGCGCGACCAGCTCCCCCTCAAGGAGCTGGCAACGGAAGAGGTCGTGACCGTCACGGGAGACGAGAGCCTCGCCGAGGCACTGCGCATGATCGACTATTGCGACTTCGAGCAGCTTCCGGTCGTCGACCGGCGGGGGGGGACCACGGTAATCGGGATCCTGTCGCGCCGCGACATAACGGGAACCTATGAACGGGCGGTCATGGGGCGGGCCCTCACGTCCTGACCCCCCTCTCCACAAAACAGCTTCCCGCCGGCCCCTACGTTCCGTGCCGCCGCAGGCGCATCCCTCGCGCGAGAAGGCAGGCGCACGGAGCGGCAATGATGCTCCCCATGGCCCCCATCTTGGCAGCTCCCTGGAGAAGCGGATCGGGAAACGCCTCGCCGGCCACGAAGAGGGCCACCGTGAAGCCGATGCCGGCAACGGCGCCGGCCACCAGCAGTTC contains:
- a CDS encoding chloride channel protein — its product is MDHPSKWRPDIRAFKRLAKTRRHILRLLSLFRISENGFMAIIAVVIGVLAGLSNYAFRTCISFFHWLIVESTTPLTGYAPTDWGWQRLWAVVFPLAGALLMLPLFHFFRDDLSFGFPCFLEAVNLRGGKLRWRLILTRGISSALTIGSGGSAGQEGPIAQIGGTAGSFIGQFLGTSGERLKVLIGCGVSGGVAATFNAPLAGVFFAHEIVLLSSFELSSFTSIVISSGMATIVSRALFGNMPAFDVPAYQLLHPVELLFYASLGIACGGIAVLFIGCYRKVRTLFTALAIPPLLKPCLGAILAGCIGVALPQVQGNGYHFIEQVVGNDAAWLLVTALIAGKLVATAVTIGSGLPGGTFAPSLFIGAVTGSSFGYLLNQLFPASCSTPGAYALVGMGAFLAAVAHAPMTGIFLLFEMTGSYQIIVPIMIACVIGTAIARHFKKDGIDTVDLAAEGITLRVGKEQSLLETLTVRDAMSTAPELLSESMTIRQFSDHVTKSRQSSFPLVDLHGKLTGIVSLQDLLGVAFEEGMRDQLPLKELATEEVVTVTGDESLAEALRMIDYCDFEQLPVVDRRGGTTVIGILSRRDITGTYERAVMGRALTS